A genomic window from Flavobacterium johnsoniae includes:
- a CDS encoding magnesium chelatase: MEINTIKTLGQLKAAGYKSTSIKDELRNNLREKIKSGKPVFEGVHGFENTVIPELERAILSRHNINLLGLRGQAKTRLARKMIELLDEYIPYVSGSEINDDPLNPISRFAKDLIAEKSDETPISWLHRSERFFEKLATPDVTVADLIGDVDPIKAANLKLSYADDRVIHFGMIPRANRCIFVINELPDLQARIQVALFNILQEGDIQIRGFKLRMPLDMQFVFTANPEDYTNRGSIVTPLKDRIGSQILTHYPESIAIARTITEQESKLDKNQTDIVYVPSLARDILEQISFEARESEYIDNKSGVSARMSITAFENLISTAERRALISGVDKTTLRLSDFIGIIPAITGKVELVYEGEQEGADVVAESLIGSAIRTLFPEYFPKIEKLEKPDEKTPYSDIVEWFFAESGFELLDDASDKDYKSILDEVTPLDDLIKKYQPQTAKEDLYFLKEFVLWGLVEYRKLSKDRFAKGNQFRDIYGSYISKF; encoded by the coding sequence ATGGAAATAAATACTATAAAGACATTAGGTCAATTAAAAGCCGCTGGATATAAAAGTACAAGCATAAAGGATGAATTACGAAATAATCTCCGTGAAAAAATTAAATCTGGGAAACCAGTTTTTGAAGGCGTTCATGGTTTCGAAAATACGGTAATTCCAGAATTAGAAAGAGCTATTTTATCTCGTCATAATATCAATCTTTTGGGACTTCGTGGACAGGCGAAAACGCGTTTGGCTCGTAAAATGATCGAATTGTTAGACGAATATATTCCGTATGTTTCTGGTTCAGAAATTAATGACGATCCATTAAACCCAATTTCTCGTTTTGCAAAAGATTTAATTGCAGAAAAAAGCGATGAAACTCCAATTTCATGGTTACATAGAAGCGAACGTTTCTTCGAGAAACTGGCAACTCCAGATGTAACAGTTGCGGATTTAATTGGAGATGTTGACCCAATTAAAGCGGCTAATTTAAAATTGTCTTATGCAGACGATCGTGTAATTCATTTCGGAATGATTCCGAGAGCGAATCGCTGTATTTTTGTAATTAACGAATTACCCGATTTGCAAGCCAGAATTCAAGTCGCGTTATTTAATATTTTGCAAGAAGGCGATATTCAAATTAGAGGTTTTAAATTGAGAATGCCTTTAGACATGCAATTCGTATTCACTGCAAATCCAGAAGATTATACTAATAGAGGAAGTATTGTAACGCCTTTAAAAGACAGAATTGGTTCTCAGATTCTAACGCATTATCCAGAAAGTATTGCCATTGCAAGAACGATTACAGAACAAGAATCTAAATTAGATAAAAATCAAACCGATATTGTTTATGTTCCGAGTTTAGCAAGAGATATTTTAGAACAAATTAGTTTTGAAGCTCGCGAAAGTGAATATATTGATAACAAAAGTGGAGTAAGCGCCAGAATGAGTATTACCGCTTTTGAAAACTTAATTAGTACAGCAGAACGCCGCGCCTTAATTTCTGGCGTTGATAAAACAACTTTACGTTTGTCTGACTTTATCGGAATAATTCCAGCAATTACAGGAAAAGTAGAATTGGTTTACGAAGGAGAGCAGGAGGGAGCAGACGTTGTGGCTGAAAGTTTAATTGGTTCTGCAATTCGAACTTTGTTTCCAGAATATTTTCCAAAAATTGAAAAATTAGAAAAACCAGACGAAAAAACACCTTATTCTGATATTGTAGAATGGTTTTTTGCAGAAAGCGGTTTCGAATTATTAGACGACGCTTCAGATAAAGACTATAAAAGTATTCTAGATGAAGTAACGCCTTTAGATGATTTAATAAAAAAATACCAGCCTCAAACTGCAAAAGAAGATCTTTATTTTTTGAAAGAATTTGTTTTATGGGGATTGGTAGAATATAGAAAGTTAAGCAAAGACAGATTTGCAAAAGGAAATCAGTTTAGAGATATTTACGGAAGTTATATCAGCAAATTCTAA
- a CDS encoding vWA domain-containing protein, with protein sequence MKNEFKKGFYFKTYEAPFQSPFDKLFTIFKELITHTSGDFDEAISWLRELDIEYKLTDENYTIDDFIEDLKKKGYIRDEVKGDGSSGLGITAKTERAIRQQALDQIFGNLKRSGNGNHKTKYAGNGDEHTGEFREFNFGDSLERISLTESLRNAQVNNGVENFMLTENDLVVEDAQYKAQMSTVLMIDISHSMILYGEDRITPAKKVAMALAELITTRYPKDTLDILVFGNDAWTIPIKDLPYLQVGPYHTNTVAGLQLAMDILRRKRNTNKQIFMITDGKPSCVRERDGSYYMNSNGLDEYIVDKCYTQAQQARKLHIPITTFMIAKDPYLQRFVNQFTEANQGKAFYTGIKGLGEMIFEDYETNRKKRVR encoded by the coding sequence ATGAAAAACGAATTTAAAAAAGGCTTTTATTTTAAGACTTACGAAGCTCCTTTTCAGTCTCCGTTTGACAAACTTTTTACGATTTTTAAAGAGCTGATCACTCATACTTCGGGTGATTTTGATGAAGCAATTAGTTGGCTTCGGGAACTGGATATAGAATATAAACTTACCGACGAGAACTACACTATAGACGATTTTATTGAAGATCTGAAGAAAAAAGGTTACATCAGAGATGAAGTAAAAGGCGATGGAAGTTCTGGTTTAGGAATTACTGCAAAAACCGAAAGAGCCATCAGACAACAAGCTTTGGATCAAATTTTCGGAAATCTGAAACGTTCTGGAAACGGAAATCATAAAACAAAATATGCTGGAAATGGTGATGAACATACAGGCGAATTCCGCGAATTTAATTTTGGAGATAGCTTAGAAAGAATTTCATTAACTGAAAGTCTTCGAAATGCTCAAGTTAACAACGGTGTCGAAAATTTCATGCTGACCGAAAATGATTTGGTTGTTGAAGATGCTCAGTACAAAGCGCAAATGAGTACCGTTTTGATGATTGACATTAGCCACAGTATGATCTTGTACGGAGAAGATCGAATTACTCCAGCAAAAAAAGTGGCTATGGCATTAGCAGAATTAATTACAACCCGATATCCAAAAGACACATTAGATATTTTGGTTTTTGGAAATGATGCCTGGACGATTCCGATTAAAGATTTGCCTTATTTGCAAGTTGGTCCGTATCATACTAATACCGTTGCAGGTTTACAGCTTGCAATGGATATTCTTCGCAGAAAGCGAAATACCAACAAACAAATTTTTATGATTACCGACGGAAAACCAAGCTGCGTTCGCGAGCGAGATGGTTCTTATTATATGAATAGTAATGGTTTGGACGAATATATTGTAGACAAATGCTACACGCAGGCTCAACAAGCAAGAAAGCTTCATATTCCGATTACCACTTTTATGATTGCCAAAGATCCGTATTTGCAGCGTTTTGTAAATCAGTTTACAGAAGCCAATCAAGGAAAAGCATTTTATACCGGAATTAAAGGTTTGGGCGAAATGATTTTTGAAGATTACGAAACAAATAGAAAGAAGAGAGTCAGATAG
- a CDS encoding YchJ family protein — MEKNLSMENKKCFCDTGLPFENCCGLYLKDNQKASSALALMRSRYSAYTTHNADYLLETTYVSERKYYSKPEILRWAVSNKWHKLEILSFTENTVEFKAYFLDSNNKPQIHYEFSTFKFENGVWYYLDGKFE, encoded by the coding sequence ATGGAGAAGAACCTGTCGATGGAGAATAAAAAATGTTTTTGCGATACTGGATTGCCTTTTGAAAATTGCTGCGGATTGTATTTGAAAGACAATCAAAAAGCATCTTCAGCATTAGCTTTAATGCGTTCTAGATATTCTGCATATACAACTCATAATGCTGATTATCTTTTAGAAACCACTTATGTTTCGGAAAGAAAATATTATTCGAAACCTGAAATTTTAAGATGGGCAGTTTCTAATAAATGGCACAAATTAGAAATTCTGAGTTTTACTGAAAATACGGTCGAATTCAAAGCTTACTTTTTAGATTCAAATAACAAGCCGCAAATACATTACGAATTTTCAACTTTTAAATTTGAAAATGGAGTGTGGTATTATTTGGATGGAAAGTTTGAATAA
- a CDS encoding KTSC domain-containing protein has translation MKKIVEYRKLLNVEKTAELKDLKTIYRNAMKESHPDKFVGDDAGLKAAEEKSKTIIEAYHFLVSIHPDTIKLNLPEYTETISTCTITDFKFVEGRLIIDFSNGSVYEYISVPKATYVKMVNADSPARFAKRHILNSFTWRKKTNQE, from the coding sequence ATGAAAAAAATAGTTGAATACCGCAAGTTACTAAACGTAGAGAAAACTGCAGAGTTAAAAGATTTAAAAACAATTTATCGTAATGCGATGAAAGAATCTCATCCAGATAAATTCGTTGGAGATGACGCTGGTCTGAAAGCTGCAGAAGAAAAAAGTAAAACAATCATCGAAGCTTACCATTTCTTAGTAAGCATTCATCCTGATACTATTAAACTTAACTTACCTGAGTACACTGAAACAATTTCAACTTGTACAATTACAGATTTTAAATTTGTTGAAGGACGTTTAATTATTGATTTTTCTAACGGAAGTGTTTACGAATACATCAGTGTTCCAAAAGCAACTTACGTGAAAATGGTAAATGCTGATTCTCCTGCAAGATTTGCAAAAAGACATATTTTAAATTCTTTTACTTGGAGAAAGAAAACAAACCAAGAATAG
- a CDS encoding DUF4369 domain-containing protein has product MKKILFVLTASAAIISCSKVKDGEYLITGTATGIENGKTIILQGADPATRMPVSLDTVKVENGKFEIKGKVTEPAFHTLILQGANGPIPFILETGEIKVNIDKDSIHKSKVSGTYNNDEYVAFTEDMTKTQKNLIDFQKKNNQKMQQAQQAQDTATINGLMKQYMTIQKEVQESSKTKYLKYAETHPKSFITVLIVQSMFNDPAADTKKLEALYNSLDESVKNTAPGKEIKTRLGQAKMPSVGATAPAVGSPN; this is encoded by the coding sequence ATGAAAAAAATACTTTTTGTACTTACAGCTTCTGCAGCTATCATTTCTTGCAGCAAAGTTAAAGATGGAGAATACCTTATTACAGGTACTGCTACAGGAATTGAAAACGGAAAAACAATCATTTTACAAGGTGCTGATCCGGCTACAAGAATGCCAGTTTCTTTAGATACAGTAAAAGTTGAAAACGGAAAATTTGAAATAAAAGGAAAAGTAACTGAACCAGCTTTCCATACTTTAATTTTACAAGGTGCTAATGGTCCTATTCCATTCATTCTTGAAACTGGAGAAATTAAAGTTAATATTGACAAAGATAGTATCCATAAATCTAAAGTTTCTGGAACTTACAATAACGATGAGTATGTTGCCTTTACAGAAGACATGACAAAAACTCAAAAAAACTTAATTGATTTTCAGAAAAAGAATAATCAAAAAATGCAACAAGCTCAACAAGCTCAAGATACAGCAACTATCAACGGTTTGATGAAACAGTATATGACAATTCAAAAAGAGGTTCAGGAATCAAGCAAAACTAAATATTTAAAGTATGCTGAAACTCACCCAAAATCATTCATTACAGTTTTGATTGTTCAAAGTATGTTTAATGATCCAGCGGCAGATACAAAAAAATTAGAAGCACTTTACAATTCTTTAGATGAGTCTGTAAAAAATACTGCTCCAGGTAAAGAAATCAAAACTAGATTAGGTCAAGCAAAAATGCCATCAGTTGGTGCTACAGCTCCGGCAGTAGGCAGCCCTAACTGA
- a CDS encoding site-specific integrase: MLESSFGLGFFLKRPKIESKEWIVYFRITVDGIRKESSTKRKWDSTRWDQRFERAVGSKEDAKSLNFFLDSLTLKINEIKTEMMYSGKLITAEKIMDEVLGRTAPKIKVLEEFQKHNDEMEALLGKGYAKGTLDRFTITKNHLTAFIKFKLKKHDLEFADLNLEFVKDFEFYLRTVRDCSNNTTLKYIANFKKIVIRAIDKELITKDPFKNFKGRKTKLVKKPLTAQELYELESHYFTTDRLNVVRDVFVFQCYTGLAYIDAYQLKKTDIKEGIDGNLWIMSERQKTNSSFNVPLLPQALKIVEKYKEHPLCIQRGTVLPVSSNQKMNEYLKEVAVLCGFPFTLNTHMARRTFGSTVTLNNNVPINVVKELLGHASVKQTEAYAITEQATIGREMSILNKKLNKNASKISKPDLAVLGRLEKEIQAIKKKYNITS; this comes from the coding sequence ATGTTGGAAAGCAGTTTTGGTTTGGGATTCTTTTTAAAAAGACCCAAAATAGAAAGTAAAGAATGGATTGTGTATTTCAGAATAACTGTTGACGGTATCCGTAAGGAAAGCTCAACCAAAAGAAAATGGGATAGTACACGATGGGATCAAAGGTTCGAAAGAGCGGTCGGCTCAAAGGAAGATGCAAAGTCGCTGAACTTCTTTTTGGATTCGCTGACTTTAAAAATCAATGAAATCAAAACCGAAATGATGTACAGCGGCAAACTCATAACCGCTGAGAAAATTATGGACGAGGTTCTCGGCAGGACAGCGCCGAAGATCAAGGTGCTCGAGGAATTTCAAAAGCATAATGATGAAATGGAGGCGCTTCTTGGAAAAGGCTATGCAAAAGGCACCCTTGACCGGTTTACCATTACTAAAAACCATTTGACTGCGTTTATAAAATTCAAGCTTAAAAAGCACGATCTTGAATTTGCGGATTTGAATCTTGAGTTTGTAAAGGATTTCGAGTTTTACCTTAGAACTGTACGCGACTGCAGCAACAACACCACCCTCAAATACATTGCAAATTTCAAAAAGATTGTAATCCGCGCCATTGATAAGGAGTTAATCACCAAGGACCCATTTAAGAACTTTAAGGGACGTAAAACGAAACTGGTAAAAAAACCACTCACCGCACAGGAATTGTACGAACTTGAAAGTCATTATTTCACAACTGACAGGCTCAACGTAGTAAGGGATGTATTTGTCTTCCAATGCTACACTGGCCTGGCTTACATAGACGCTTATCAATTAAAGAAAACGGATATCAAAGAAGGCATTGATGGAAATCTATGGATTATGTCCGAAAGGCAGAAAACAAACTCATCATTTAATGTCCCTCTTCTTCCCCAAGCACTGAAAATAGTTGAAAAATATAAAGAGCACCCGCTGTGTATCCAGCGCGGAACCGTGCTTCCTGTTTCATCCAACCAGAAAATGAATGAGTATCTAAAAGAGGTGGCAGTCTTGTGTGGCTTTCCTTTTACATTAAACACGCATATGGCCCGCCGTACATTTGGAAGCACTGTGACATTAAATAACAACGTCCCTATTAATGTAGTTAAAGAACTGCTGGGTCATGCATCGGTAAAACAGACTGAGGCATATGCTATAACTGAGCAGGCTACAATCGGTCGTGAAATGTCAATTCTGAATAAAAAGCTGAACAAAAACGCTTCCAAGATTTCAAAACCGGACTTAGCGGTTCTCGGAAGACTTGAAAAAGAAATCCAGGCAATTAAAAAGAAATACAACATAACTTCTTGA
- the traN gene encoding conjugative transposon protein TraN translates to MKNLETLIITFIFLAGFSVSAQYDAKAEFNNIQLSYTKTTSILFPYAVKSLDIGSRDVLVQKAKGVENILLLKAGKQNFPQTNLTVVTSDGNLYSFILNFDDLCPTLNVDARLRIGDDKSLLFSLENENQKEIKEYALFALSKKNKVSGLGSKNAEIEFKVDGIFIHQDVMYFRLVLGNDSRINYDVDQLRFFIRDQKKSKRTAAQEIEMTPLLCTGEFSRISDKSETTVVFAIAKFTIPEKKKFTMQVFEKNGGRHLELNIKNRHLVNLEILGNL, encoded by the coding sequence ATGAAAAATTTAGAGACACTAATTATCACATTTATTTTTCTGGCTGGTTTTTCAGTTTCTGCACAGTATGATGCTAAAGCCGAATTTAATAATATACAGCTTAGCTATACAAAAACCACCAGTATTTTATTTCCGTATGCAGTAAAAAGCCTTGATATCGGAAGCCGTGATGTTCTGGTACAGAAAGCAAAGGGAGTTGAAAATATCCTGCTTCTTAAAGCTGGCAAGCAGAATTTTCCACAGACTAACCTGACTGTTGTAACTTCCGACGGTAATCTTTACAGTTTCATTTTAAATTTTGATGATCTGTGTCCTACATTAAATGTGGATGCACGGTTACGAATTGGTGACGATAAATCGCTGCTGTTTTCCCTTGAGAACGAAAACCAGAAAGAAATAAAAGAATATGCCCTGTTTGCTCTATCCAAGAAAAATAAGGTAAGCGGACTGGGTTCAAAAAATGCAGAAATTGAGTTTAAGGTTGACGGCATTTTTATTCATCAGGACGTGATGTATTTCAGATTGGTTTTAGGGAATGATTCCAGAATTAATTACGATGTGGACCAACTTCGTTTTTTTATCCGAGACCAGAAAAAATCCAAAAGAACTGCAGCTCAGGAAATAGAAATGACACCGCTTTTATGCACCGGAGAATTTAGCAGGATTTCCGATAAATCTGAAACTACAGTAGTTTTTGCCATAGCTAAATTTACGATACCGGAAAAGAAGAAATTCACAATGCAGGTCTTTGAGAAAAATGGAGGCAGGCATCTGGAACTTAACATAAAAAACAGGCACCTGGTTAATCTTGAAATACTGGGTAACCTATAA
- the traM gene encoding conjugative transposon protein TraM codes for MEHKTLSTREIKNRSMMLVLPLLVLPFITMLFWVLGGGKGTENPISGTEKKGFNMLLPNPKLKEDSSLDKMSYYDQASIDSIKLQEQKKKDPNYSVGAEDNDNLESKRFFDTDEVAWNDKQNGLKTDYLKPENEKKMYQKLEALQKAIAEPPKEYQSGQDMREFQYQKMPDGESAELKNLEQLMAVMSAPSEPDPELAQLGGMLENILDIQHPERVQEKLRQNSKLQKGKVFSVNRKAEEQNLSSLQTNKVNYEQSANSFYSLDGEINDEQNQNAVEAAVHETQTIVNGSIVKIRLASDVFINGVLIPKNSFVFGTASLKGERLEIKINTIKYQNSIFPVELSVFDIDGIKGIYIPGTINRDVAKASADRSMQSIGLAGVSDSWGAQAAGMGVEAAKSLLSRKVKLIKVAVKAGYKVLLYDEKEKNEQ; via the coding sequence ATGGAACATAAAACACTTTCAACCAGAGAGATAAAGAATCGCAGTATGATGCTGGTTCTTCCACTGCTTGTTCTTCCATTTATAACCATGCTGTTCTGGGTGCTTGGAGGAGGCAAAGGAACAGAAAATCCAATTTCAGGAACTGAAAAAAAAGGATTTAATATGCTGCTTCCAAATCCAAAACTAAAGGAAGATTCCAGTTTGGATAAAATGAGCTATTATGACCAGGCATCAATTGATTCTATAAAACTGCAGGAACAAAAAAAGAAAGATCCTAATTATTCGGTTGGTGCGGAAGATAATGATAATCTTGAATCAAAACGTTTTTTTGATACGGATGAGGTTGCATGGAATGATAAACAAAACGGACTGAAAACAGACTATCTAAAACCAGAGAATGAAAAGAAGATGTACCAGAAACTTGAAGCGCTCCAGAAAGCTATTGCGGAGCCTCCAAAAGAATATCAGAGCGGTCAGGATATGAGGGAATTTCAGTACCAGAAAATGCCTGACGGTGAATCAGCCGAGTTAAAAAATCTTGAACAGCTCATGGCAGTCATGAGTGCGCCTTCTGAGCCTGATCCTGAACTTGCCCAGCTTGGCGGCATGCTGGAAAATATTCTGGATATCCAGCACCCAGAACGTGTACAGGAGAAACTGCGTCAGAACTCAAAGCTTCAAAAAGGAAAAGTTTTTTCAGTGAACAGAAAAGCTGAAGAGCAAAACCTGAGCTCTCTTCAGACCAACAAAGTAAATTATGAGCAGTCAGCAAATTCATTTTATTCGCTTGATGGTGAAATCAACGATGAACAAAATCAGAACGCAGTTGAGGCAGCTGTTCATGAAACGCAGACGATTGTCAACGGTTCTATTGTAAAAATCAGACTTGCAAGTGACGTTTTTATCAATGGCGTACTAATTCCAAAAAACAGTTTCGTTTTTGGGACAGCGTCACTTAAGGGAGAAAGGCTTGAAATAAAGATCAATACCATAAAATACCAGAATTCCATTTTCCCGGTTGAACTATCCGTCTTTGATATAGACGGCATTAAAGGCATTTACATTCCTGGAACCATAAACAGGGATGTAGCAAAAGCATCCGCTGACAGGTCCATGCAGAGTATTGGACTGGCAGGAGTCAGTGATTCTTGGGGAGCTCAGGCGGCAGGAATGGGAGTGGAGGCAGCCAAATCACTTTTAAGCAGGAAAGTTAAGCTGATAAAAGTAGCAGTCAAGGCAGGTTACAAAGTGCTTCTCTACGATGAAAAAGAAAAGAATGAACAATAA
- the traK gene encoding conjugative transposon protein TraK, whose protein sequence is MKNLDTAFRHVRGFTMLVVLACAAITCYALYKSFSSIALMEDKVYILANGKALEAFASDRKDNVPVEARDHVRTFHQFFFSLDPDDKVIKANVTKALYLADNSVKRIYDDLKENGYYSGIISGNISQTVIVDSVSFDINEYPYRFKCFARQNIIRTTSILNRNLITEGTLRNVSRSDNNPHGFLIERFNTLENKDLGTVNRKP, encoded by the coding sequence ATGAAAAATTTAGATACGGCTTTCCGCCATGTCAGGGGATTTACTATGCTGGTCGTTCTTGCTTGCGCTGCCATAACCTGTTATGCATTGTATAAAAGTTTCAGCTCTATTGCTTTAATGGAAGACAAGGTTTACATCCTGGCAAATGGAAAAGCGCTTGAGGCATTTGCATCAGACCGTAAGGATAATGTACCTGTTGAAGCAAGGGATCATGTCAGGACATTCCATCAGTTTTTCTTCAGCCTTGACCCAGATGATAAAGTAATTAAAGCCAATGTTACCAAGGCCCTGTATCTGGCTGATAATTCTGTCAAGCGCATATACGATGATTTAAAAGAAAACGGATATTATTCGGGAATTATATCAGGAAATATCAGCCAGACTGTTATTGTAGACAGCGTAAGCTTTGATATTAATGAATATCCCTACCGCTTTAAGTGCTTTGCCCGGCAGAACATCATAAGGACAACAAGCATATTGAACAGAAATCTGATTACGGAAGGAACGCTTCGAAATGTTTCAAGGAGCGATAATAATCCGCATGGTTTTCTGATTGAACGCTTCAATACTCTTGAGAACAAAGATCTTGGAACAGTAAACAGAAAGCCATGA
- the traJ gene encoding conjugative transposon protein TraJ has protein sequence MLFMFPETVSAQGLGDNIGSLHAVLEQLYDEMMPLCSNLIGVGQGLAGFAAIFYIASRVWRHIANAEPIDFYPLFRPFVIGFCIMIFPSVLALINGVMKPTVTATASMVEGSNKAIEVLLREKEKAVKESAPWKMYVGVLGTGDRDRWYKYTHDGADSSDEGLMEGIGNDIKFAMEKASYSFRNSVKEWVSEILRILFEASSLCIDTLRTFQLVVLSILGPLVFGIAVFDGFQHTLTVWLARYINIYLWLPVANIFGSIIGKIQEQMLRLDISQINTAGDTFFSRTDIGYLIFMIIGIVGYFTVPSVANYIVHASGGSALGQKVTSLFGGSTSSVIGGAATGAGMVMDSMGNAAGRMSQSMSSSAAASPYFEEKGNYMSDRLKGNSKS, from the coding sequence ATGCTCTTTATGTTCCCTGAAACAGTTTCTGCACAGGGACTCGGAGATAATATCGGCAGTCTTCATGCAGTTCTGGAACAGCTTTACGATGAGATGATGCCGCTTTGCAGCAATCTGATTGGAGTCGGGCAGGGGCTGGCGGGATTTGCTGCAATTTTCTATATCGCTTCAAGAGTCTGGCGTCATATTGCCAATGCGGAACCGATTGATTTTTATCCGCTCTTCAGGCCCTTTGTGATCGGTTTCTGCATTATGATTTTTCCTTCTGTTCTGGCGCTCATAAACGGGGTCATGAAACCAACAGTTACTGCCACAGCTTCTATGGTTGAGGGGTCAAACAAAGCAATCGAAGTGCTGCTGAGAGAAAAAGAAAAAGCAGTCAAAGAAAGCGCACCCTGGAAAATGTATGTCGGAGTGCTGGGCACAGGCGACCGCGACAGATGGTATAAATACACTCATGACGGTGCAGATTCTTCAGATGAAGGACTTATGGAAGGAATCGGAAATGATATAAAATTTGCAATGGAGAAAGCGTCATATAGTTTCAGGAATTCTGTAAAGGAATGGGTTAGCGAAATTCTGAGAATTCTCTTCGAAGCTTCTTCATTGTGTATTGATACTCTCAGAACATTTCAGCTTGTAGTGCTGTCCATCTTAGGGCCACTGGTATTTGGAATCGCAGTCTTTGACGGATTCCAGCATACCCTGACGGTCTGGCTTGCCAGGTATATAAACATTTATCTCTGGCTTCCCGTTGCCAACATTTTCGGAAGCATTATCGGGAAGATTCAGGAACAGATGCTGAGGCTTGATATCTCACAGATTAATACTGCGGGAGATACTTTTTTCAGCAGGACCGATATCGGCTACTTAATTTTCATGATTATAGGAATTGTGGGGTACTTTACTGTGCCTTCTGTGGCCAATTATATCGTGCATGCATCAGGAGGAAGCGCATTGGGACAGAAAGTGACAAGCCTGTTTGGCGGATCGACTTCCTCAGTGATTGGAGGAGCTGCCACAGGAGCAGGAATGGTAATGGATTCAATGGGAAATGCAGCAGGCAGAATGAGCCAGAGCATGTCATCTTCAGCAGCTGCTTCGCCTTATTTTGAAGAAAAGGGAAATTATATGAGTGACAGGCTCAAAGGAAATTCTAAAAGTTAA
- a CDS encoding TerB family tellurite resistance protein produces MKKILIFFAMLFLFFMPFTGKAQSAEIQQLILNIEKLSQFKKILSDMKKGYDILSGGYKAVKDMSEGNFSLHKTFLDALMQVSPVVKNYKRVGDIIDYQLTLMRESRKGIDLIIKNEKFSRQEIQYFEKVYSNLSRESLRNLDELTSIVTADKLRMSDDERLAAIDKIYEDMQQKVLFLNDFNGSTSVLALQRSKEANDANAMRNSYRFKN; encoded by the coding sequence ATGAAAAAGATACTTATATTTTTTGCAATGCTATTTCTGTTTTTTATGCCTTTTACTGGAAAGGCACAGTCAGCTGAAATCCAGCAGCTTATTTTAAATATCGAAAAGCTGTCGCAGTTTAAAAAGATATTAAGCGACATGAAAAAAGGATATGATATTCTCAGCGGAGGGTATAAGGCCGTCAAAGATATGTCAGAGGGGAATTTTTCACTGCATAAGACTTTCCTGGATGCCCTGATGCAGGTCAGCCCAGTGGTAAAGAATTACAAAAGAGTCGGGGACATTATCGACTATCAGTTAACGCTCATGAGGGAAAGCAGAAAAGGGATAGACCTTATCATTAAAAATGAAAAGTTCAGCCGTCAGGAAATCCAGTATTTTGAAAAAGTGTATTCTAATTTAAGCAGGGAAAGCCTCAGAAATTTAGACGAACTGACTTCCATCGTAACAGCTGATAAACTCCGAATGAGTGATGACGAAAGGCTTGCAGCTATAGATAAGATATATGAAGATATGCAGCAGAAGGTGCTGTTTCTAAATGATTTTAACGGATCAACATCAGTGCTTGCGCTGCAGCGTTCTAAGGAAGCTAATGATGCGAATGCGATGCGGAACAGTTATCGGTTTAAAAATTAA